The following are encoded in a window of Rissa tridactyla isolate bRisTri1 chromosome 3, bRisTri1.patW.cur.20221130, whole genome shotgun sequence genomic DNA:
- the DST gene encoding dystonin isoform X31: MNSSSYSYHSSDSLFSNSTSARTSVDSNENFLSVNCGPTLIKSCISFGNGTLEGNRLEMLQQIANRIQRDSRSCEDKLILARNALQADTKRLESGLQFQHEAELAGYLLESENLLRQQVIDAQILIDGKYYQADQLVQRVAKLRDELIAIRTECSSVYNKGHTLTTEQTKLMISGITESLNSGFTTNLTPELNAAMTQGLTPSLTSSSLTSGLSSGLTSRLTPTITPAYTPGIPPRLVQSYVTGVDSGTLQTLKLMQIRKPLMKSAFVDQNLTEEEVNMKFVQDLLSWVEEMQVQLDRAEWGSDLPSVESHLENHKNVHKAIEEFESSLKEAKISEIQMTAPLKLSYTEKLHRLESQYSKLLNTSRNQERHLDTLHNFVSRATRELIWLNEKEEEEVAYDWSERNPNITRKKEYHAELMRELDQKEEVIKSVQEIAEQLLLENHPARLTIEAYRAAMQTQWSWILQLCHCVEQHLRENAAYFEFFSDAKEAMEYLKNLKDTIYRKYSCDRSSSLHRLEDLVQESMEEKEQLLQYKSTVAGLVGRAKAIIQLKPRNPDCMLKTSIPIKAICDYRQIEITIYKDDECVLANNSHRAKWKVISPSGNEAMVPSVCFTVPPPNKEAIDTANRIEQQFQNVLALWHESHLNMKSVVSWHYLTNEIEAVRAGNVASIKTMLPGEHQQVLSNLQSRFDDFVEDSQESKIFTSSDTAQLEREVNVCKQYYQELLKSAEREEQEESIYNLYISEVRNIRLQLESCEERLIRQIRTPMERDDPEESVPRISEQEKLKEELDRLKDDLRVITDKCEEFFSQAAGSPSVPTLRSELNVVIQNMNQVYSMSSIYIEKLKTVNLVLKNTQDAEALVKRYETKLCEEEAVTADKNNIENLMGTLKQWRSEVDEKRQVFHALEDELQKAKMISDQMFKMHKERDLDFDWHKEKVDQLAERWQNIHSQIENRLRDLEGINKSLKYYKDTYNSLDTWIQQVEDTQRKIQEIHPENSKALAKQLNQHKMLVSEIEMKQSKIDECQKYAEQYSAAVKDYELQTMTYRAMVDSQQKSPVKRRRMQSSSDFIIQEFMDLRTRYTALVTLMSQYIKFAGDSLKRLEEEEILKNKEASVREAYSDLMAQQNSTIDENRKLMGKVKTLEEMLEDMKKQKFQVEQELPKVREDAEKERKKQQKNMEEICLQKTKAEQEAKQCRVDLESIKKEKADAEQELECVRQLIFQAETQRGILEENLRAFRNQVEESTFTRRNLEEHLRRKDTNLHDLEQQKKTLMQELKKKTEGEEKLMRLIKQMEQDLEFKGNLSEIKLQEKEKTEARRKVVEGKYSVTRETSLPTFTAGQHSHCRADSEITSFQKKQEAKKVEELKQKIDELTLANKKADKTIKDLKYELNEIELQKSSTEEKSRLLKEKLDKVNSELKCLKIKLEEKDQVEQRYLQQLKELEKQLYRTTGKAEEVMQEAIDLKKIKMNYEEELKSVQQEKTQLKREVEELTRSQTKAEITIRHLNSQISSLQKEKLAAEHRTQSCKGEANNLQDQYKKIQEQLLQKTKVEKENHQEIQMLKNELSKSNQMTETLKRKIEDLNKWNTETKLLMKQIQSESEKMTLEKQSIQKKNDALKALADGFKEQLRTTNEQLHKQTIIEQEFICKIKSLEVELAKTKDIASEYKQKWDKQSASTLSIDREVQNLNAQMNALSMEKRTHEQKIQLQQAHIQELNSKLKKLQDELHQKTLDEQMARKKMILFQEESIKFKHSAEEFRKKVEKLLESHSIKEKDVSGIKLECIALQQEKHMAEENIMLYKIQMEDLQEKLKKCHEQLQQGKQAEMDYHQKCRKLEEELEVQKRTVENLKQKMDMQVKENEHRLLLFQNEVQQNNTLQDSGFKLNCERRGNDLNYLSDTAAREFAKPSSPLLRQKQERAGFKSDQIEENTLYVSADDTIPREVQFQMSRINQSLEDSGPPSFTEFVSQTSTQFQITFDKTSQISGTSERDTLRNRNLQSSRQTIRHEEDMKHELGVVKLHPMEIVKNKQYDMHVEVTTLNQENDKTFGNEERMFEGYKTSEGFRREDFAKMSSFLGEEMLKTVDDATQLEYFTEEYDDIKFQGLRHDVTARQLIEVKLLDRLTVQQLRSGQKTIDEVQKSLEKFLTKPTAIAGLYLESSKEILSFALAAKRRIIGKALASAFLEAQAATGFIIDPTTGQKFSVDDSVIRGLADNEFKSRLLEAEKAVLGYCCSGKLISVYQAMEARLLERQKGKNILEAQIASGGVIDPVRSVRVPPETALQLGLLNNTILKFLHEPSSNAKCFHNPNNRKAMYYCDLLKMCLFSVSSKCFLLPVGERKISSPSAEKSHKISVVDIKTGAEMTSYEAYQKNCVDKATYLELSKQEFDWKESTCFDSDGNSFLLLTDLKTGIQFNIEETLNQGRIGRVLVNKYKEGLITANEFGDILVSSSQPNKDLNSPIAGFWLSETNERIPVLKASRKNLVDRVTALRCLEAQVSTGGIIDPFTGKKYSVSEALQRELIDDSCAKQIQQCELIYTGIIHPVRNTVMSAIEAMHVNAIDKEMGMRCLEYQYLTGGLIDPKSHSRLTMEDAIKNGIIDAVTATKMKDEKSYVKVLTCPKTKKKLTYKEALETAVFDCHTGLRLLEAAQPMKTGISSLYYNS; the protein is encoded by the exons ATCTTGTATAAGCTTTGGTAATGGTACTTTAGAAGGAAACAG GTTGGAAATGCTGCAGCAAATTGCAAACAGAATTCAGCGGGACAGCCGAAGCTGTGAAGACAAACTAATACTTGCCCGGAATGCTCTGCAAGCT GACACCAAGCGATTAGAGTCAGGGCTCCAGTTCCAACATGAAGCGGAGTTAGCTGGCTATCTTCTTGAATCTGAGAACCTTCTCCGCCAGCAAGTGATTGATGCCCAAATTCTTATTGATGGAAAATACTATCAGGCAGACCAGCTTGTGCAAAG agTTGCAAAACTTCGTGACGAACTGATAGCCATACGGACCGAATGTTCTTCCGTATACAACAAGGGGCACACACTGACAACAGAGCAGACAAAGCTGATGATATCAGGAATAACCGAAAGCTTAAACTCAGGATTTACAACAAACTTAACCCCTGAATTAAATGCTGCAATGACCCAGGGTTTAACACCTTCTTTGACTTCTTCCAGCTTAACATCTGGCCTTTCATCAGGTCTTACTTCCAGACTGACACCAACCATCACTCCCGCTTACACACCAGGCATCCCACCACGGTTAGTTCAAAGCTATGTGACAGGAGTAGACAGTGGGACTCTGCAAACACTCAAACTGATGCAAATCAGAAAACCTCTTATGAAATCAGCTTTTGTGGATCAGAATTTAACAGAAGAAGAGGTGAACATGAAATTTGTCCAGGACCTATTGAGCTGGGTGGAAGAAATGCAG GTGCAACTTGATCGAGCAGAATGGGGTTCAGATTTACCAAGTGTTGAAAGCCATTTAGAAAATCACAAAAATGTCCACAAAGCTATTGAGGAATTTGAATCCAGCCTTAAAGAAGCTAAAATCAGTGAG ATCCAAATGACTGCCCCGCTTAAACTCAGTTACACAGAAAAATTGCACAGACTGGAGAGTCAGTATTCAAAACTCTTG aacacATCGAGAAATCAGGAAAGGCATCTAGATACTCTTCACAATTTTGTGTCTCGTGCTACTAGAGAGCTGATATGGCTGAacgaaaaagaagaggaagaggttGCATATGACTGGAGTGAAAGAAACCCCAatataacaagaaaaaaggaataccATGCA gaATTAATGAGAGAACTTGATCAAAAAGAAGAAGTTATTAAATCAGTACAAGAAATAGCTGAGCAATTGCTTCTTGAAAATCACCCAGCCAGGCTAACCATTGAG GCCTACAGAGCTGCAATGCAGACACAATGGAGCTGGATTCTTCAGCTCTGTCACTGTGTTGAACAACATTTGAGAGAAAATGCTGCATATTTTGAG TTTTTCAGTGATGCCAAAGAAGCCATGGAATATTTAAAGAATTTGAAAGATACCATATACCGAAAATACAGTTGTGATAGATCAAGCAGCCTTCATAGGCTGGAAGACCTTGTTCAAGAGTCTATG gaagaaaaagaacaactctTGCAGTATAAGAGCACAGTAGCAGGCCTTGTGGGGAGAGCAAAGGCAATAATTCAGCTGAAGCCAAGGAACCCTGACTGTATGCTCAAAACATCCATCCCAATTAAAGCCATCTGTGACTATAGACAAATTGAG ATAACTATTTACAAAGATGATGAGTGTGTATTAGCAAACAACTCCCATCGTGCTAAATGGAAAGTCATTAGCCCGAGTGGTAATGAGGCCATGGTTCCGTCTGTATGCTTTACAGTTCCTCCACCAAACAAAGAAGCAATAGATACAGCCAACAG GATTGAACAGCAATTTCAGAATGTTCTGGCCCTTTGGCACGAGTCACATCTAAATATGAAGAGTGTGGTGTCCTGGCATTACCTAACAAATGAAATTGAAGCTGTTCGAGCTGGCAACGTTGCCTCG ATAAAGACGATGTTGCCGGGTGAACATCAGCAGGTTCTAAGCAATTTGCAGTCCCGCTTTGATGATTTCGTGGAAGATAGCCAGGAGTCCAAAATCTTTACAAGCTCCGATACGGCACAGCTGGAAAGGGAAGTTAATGTTTGCAAGCAATACTATCAAGAGCTTCTGAAATCTGCAGAAAGAG AGGAGCAGGAAGAATCTATTTACAATCTGTACATCTCTGAAGTTAGAAATATCAGACTGCAGCTGGAGAGTTGTGAGGAGCGTTTGATACGGCAGATCCGAACCCCAATGGAAAGGGATGATCCTGAGGAAAGCGTGCCTAGGATTTCAGAGCAAGAG aaactGAAGGAAGAACTGGATCGACTGAAGGATGACCTGAGAGTCATCACAGACAAATGCGAAGAGTTTTTCAGTCAAGCTGCTGGTTCACCTTCAGTCCCTACTCTGCGCTCTGAACTCAATGTTGTTATTCAGAACATGAACCAAGTTTATTCCATGTCTTCCATTTACATAGAAAA ATTGAAAACTGTAAACTTGGTGCTGAAGAACACCCAAGATGCAGAAGCGTTAGTAAAACGCTATGAAACTAAATTGTGTGAAGAAGAGGCAGTAACAGCTGACAAAAACAATATTGAAAATCTGATGGGTACATTGAAG CAATGGAGATCTGAAGTAGATGAGAAAAGACAAGTGTTCCATGCCTTAGAGGATGAACTGCAGAAGGCAAAGATGATCAGTGATCAGATGTTTAAAATGCACAAGGAACGTGATCTTGACTTTGACTGGCATAAAGAAAAAGTTGATCAGTTAGCCGAGAGGTGGCAAAACATTCACTCTCAAATTGAAAATAG GTTGCGTGACTTAGAAGGTATTAATAAATCTCTGAAGTATTACAAAGATACTTACAATTCTTTGGACACATGGATTCAACAAGTGGAAGATACTCAGCGAAAGATTCAAGAAATCCATCCTGAAAATAGCAAAGCATTGGCTAAACAGCTGAACCAACATAAG ATGCTGGTTTCTGAGattgaaatgaaacaaagcaaaatagaTGAATGCCAGAAGTATGCAGAACAGTACTCAGCTGCTGTGAAG gACTATGAGTTGCAGACTATGACCTACAGAGCTATGGTTGACTCCCAACAAAAATCTCCAGTGAAACGCCGAAGAATGCAAAGCTCATCAGACTTCATTATTCAAGAG TTCATGGATTTACGGACTCGTTATACTGCCTTAGTGACCCTGATGAGCCAATACATTAAGTTTGCAGGTGACTCTTTGAAAAgactggaagaggaagag attttaaagaaTAAGGAAGCATCAGTGCGTGAAGCATATTCAGATCTCATGGCACAGCAGAATAGCACAATTGATGAGAACAGAAAACTCATGGGAAAGGTAAAAACACTTGAGGAGATGTTGGAGgatatgaagaaacaaaaattccAAGTGGAACAGGAGCTCCCTAAAGTGagggaagatgcagaaaaagagcggaagaagcagcaaaagaacATGGAAGAGATCTGTCTTCAGAAGACCAAGGCTGAGCAAGAGGCAAAGCAGTGTCGTGTAGATCTAGAGAGCattaagaaagagaaagcagatgcAGAGCAGGAGTTGGAGTGTGTAAGACAGCTCATTTTTCAGGCAGAGACTCAAAGAGGTATACTGGAAGAAAACCTCCGTGCTTTCCGAAATCAGGTAGAGGAAAGCACCTTTACCAGAAGAAACCTTGAAGAGCATCTAAGAAGAAAAGATACTAATCTTCATGATttagagcaacaaaaaaaaaccttaatgcaggagctgaagaaaaaaacagaaggagaggaaaaacttATGAGACTGATAAAGCAAATGGAACAAGATCTTGAATTTAAAGGGAATCTATCAGAAATAAAgctgcaagagaaagagaaaactgaagcCAGAAGGAAAGTTGTTGAAGGCAAGTACTCTGTAACTAGAGAAACTTCCCTGCCAACTTTCACAGCTGGGCAACACAGCCATTGTAGGGCTGACTCTGAAATTACAAGTTTCCAGAAGAAACAAGAAGCCAAAAAAGTAGAAGAGCTTAAACAGAAGATAGATGAGCTAACCCTTGCTAACAAAAAAGCTGATAAAACTATTAAAGACCTGAAATATGAACTGAATGAAATTGAGCTTCAGAAATCATCAACAGAAGAAAAGTCTcgtttattaaaagaaaaactagatAAAGTCAATAGCGAACTTAAATGCCTAAAAATTAAGTTGGAGGAAAAAGACCAAGTAGAGCAGAGATATTTGCAACAGTTGAAAGAACTGGAGAAGCAGCTGTATAGAACCACAGGTAAAGCTGAAGAGGTGATGCAAGAAGCTATAGATCTTAAGAAAATTAAGATGAACTACGAGGAAGAGCTGAAATCTGTTCAGCAAGAAAAGACACAGCTAAAAAGAGAAGTAGAGGAATTAACTAGATCACAGACAAAAGCTGAAATCACTATCAGACATTTAAATTCACAAATCAGTTCTCTTCAAAAAGAGAAGCTGGCAGCTGAACACAGAACACAGTCATGCAAAGGAGAAGCAAATAATCTTCAAGACCAATATAAGAAAATTCAGGAACAGTTGCTTCAAAAAACAAAAGTAGAGAAAGAGAACCACCAGGAAATTCAGATGCTGAAGAATGAGTTATCCAAAAGTAATCAGATGACAGAAACATTGAAACGAAAGATAGAGGACCTTAATAAATGGAATACTGAAACAAAACTACTGATGAAGCAAATTCAGTCTGAATCAGAgaagatgactttggaaaagcaaagtattcagaagaaaaatgatgcGTTAAAAGCCCTAGCAGATGGTTTCAAAGAGCAACTGCGTACAACAAATGAACAATTGCACAAGCAAACAATAATTGAGCAAGAATTCATATGTAAAATCAAAAGCCTAGAAGTTGAGCTAGCAAAAACAAAAGACATAGCTAgtgaatataaacaaaaatgggATAAACAAAGTGCTTCCACCCTAAGCATTGACCGGGAGGTTCAAAATCTAAACGCCCAAATGAATGCTCTTTCTATGGAAAAGAGAACGCATGAGCAGAAGATACAACTACAGCAAGCTCATATACAAGAGCTaaatagtaaattaaaaaaattacaagatgAACTCCATCAGAAGACTCTGGATGAACAAATGGCACGCAAGAAAATGATTCTGTTTCAGGAAGAATCCATTAAGTTTAAACACTCTGCAGAggaatttaggaaaaaagttgaaaaattactGGAATCCCATAGCATCAAAGAAAAGGACGTTTCTGGCATAAAACTAGAATGTATTGCTCTTCAGCAGGAAAAGCATATGGCTGAGGAGAACATCATGTTGTACAAGATACAAATGGAAGATCtacaagaaaagcttaaaaaatgtCATGAACAACTGCAGCAAGGGAAGCAAGCTGAAATGGACTATCACCAGAAGTGCAGGAAACTTGAGGAAGAATTGGAAGTGCAGAAGCGCACAGTTGAGAACTTGAAACAGAAAATGGACATGCAGGTCAAGGAGAATGAACACAGGCTTCTTTTGTTTCAGAATGAAGTGCAGCAAAATAATACGCTCCAAGATTCTGGATTTAAATTGAACTGTGAAAGAAGAGGGAATGATTTAAATTACCTGAGTGACACTGCAGCTAGAGAATTTGCAAAACCTAGCTCACCTTTGTTAAGGCAAAAGCAGGAGAGAGCAGGTTTTAAATCTGAtcaaatagaagaaaatacattgtaTGTGAGCGCTGATGATACAATACCAAGAGAGGTGCAGTTCCAGATGTCAAGAATAAACCAGTCACTAGAAGATTCAGGCCCACCATCTTTTACAGAGTTTGTTTCCCAAACGAGTACGCAATTCCAGATAACTTTTGATAAAACAAGCCAAATCTCTGGGACATCTGAAAGGGACACATTGAGAAACAGGAACCTGCAGAGTTCCAGACAAACTATTAGACATGAAGAAGACATGAAACATGAATTAGGAGTGGTAAAACTGCATCCCATGGAG ATAGTGAAGAACAAGCAGTATGACATGCATGTTGAAGTCACAACACTAAACCAAGAAAATGACAAGACTTTTGGTAATGAAGAGAGAATGTTTGAGGGATACAAAACATCCGAAGGGTTTAGGAGAGAAGACTTTGCAAAGATGAGCTCTTTCTTAGGGGAAGAGATGTTGAAAACTGTTGATGATGCTACGCAGTTGGAATATTTTACAGAGGAATATGATGATATTAAATTTCAAGGTCTCCGACATGATGTAACTGCCAGACAGTTGATTGAAGTTAAACTTTTAGACAGGCTTACGGTTCAGCAGCTCCGTTCAGGGCAGAAAACTATTGATGAGGTTCAGAAAAGTCTAGAAAAATTTTTAACTAAACCTACAGCTATAGCTGGGCTGTACCTTGAATCGAGCAAAGAGATACTCTCTTTTGCTTTAGCGGCAAAGAGAAGAATCATAGGAAAAGCATTGGCGTCAGCATTTCTAGAGGCCCAAGCAGCTACTGGTTTCATCATTGATCCTACAACAGGTCAGAAATTCTCTGTTGATGATTCAGTCATCAGAGGGCTCGCAGATAATGAATTCAAGAGTAGACTGCTTGAGGCAGAGAAAGCTGTTTTGGGCTATTGCTGTTCTGGGAAACTGATCTCTGTGTATCAGGCTATGGAAGCTCGACTCTTAGAAAGGCAAAAAGGTAAAAACATCCTTGAGGCTCAGATTGCAAGTGGAGGGGTCATTGATCCTGTGAGAAGTGTCCGTGTACCTCCAGAAACCGCCTTGCAGCTTGGCTTGCTTaataacacaattttaaaatttttgcatGAACCTTCTagtaatgcaaaatgttttcacaATCCAAATAATAGGAAAGCTATGTACTATTGTGATTTGCTGAAAATGTGTTTGTTCAGTGTAAGcagtaaatgctttcttcttccagttggtgaaaggaaaataagcagcCCATCAGCAGAGAAAAGTCATAAAATTTCTGTAGTAGACATCAAAACAGGAGCTGAAATGACTTCATATGAGGCTTATCAAAAAAATTGTGTTGATAAAGCTACATATCTTGAACTTTCCAAACAGGAATTTGATTGGAAGGAGTCTACATGTTTTGACTCTGATgggaattcttttcttttgcttacaGATCTTAAAACAGGTATACAGTTTAATATCGAGGAGACCTTAAATCAGGGTAGAATTGGCAGAGTGTTAGTCAATAAATATAAGGAGGGTCTAATCACAGCTAATGAGTTTGGGGATATTTTAGTTAGCAGTTCACAGCCAAATAAAGATTTAAACAGTCCTATTGCAGGCTTCTGGCTTTCTGAAACCAATGAAAGAATTCCAGTTTTAAAAGCCTCACGCAAAAACTTGGTAGATAGAGTTACTGCCCTCCGGTGTCTGGAAGCTCAGGTTAGTACAGGAGGCATAATCGATCCATTTACTGGGAAAAAGTACAGTGTTTCAGAAGCTTTGCAAAGGGAGTTAATCGATGATAGTTGTGCCAAGCAAATCCAGCAGTGTGAACTGATCTATACTGGGATCATTCACCCTGTAAGGAACACAGTGATGTCTGCTATTGAAGCTATGCACGTAAATGCCATAGACAAAGAAATGGGTATGCGCTGCCTGGAGTATCAGTACTTGACTGGTGGGTTGATAGATCCAAAGTCTCATTCCAGATTGACGATGGAAGATGCAATTAAGAATGGTATTATTGATGCTGTCACAGCTACTAAGATGAAAGACGAAAAATCGTATGTTAAAGTTCTAACATGTCCCAAAACAAAGAAGAAGTTAACCTACAAAGAAGCTTTAGAGACAGCTGTTTTTGATTGCCACACTGGGCTGCGATTGTTAGAAGCAGCTCAGCCCATGAAAACGGGAATTTCCAGTCTTTACTATAATTCGTAA